In the Drosophila willistoni isolate 14030-0811.24 chromosome 3R, UCI_dwil_1.1, whole genome shotgun sequence genome, GCTTTTGGGAACGTGCCTGATACTGGCAAATCTCACGGGGAAAGTCATAATTTATGGTCCCTGCAATTGATACACAGTCAAAGAAAAACAACTGCCGGGTTCTCATCTAATCTTATTTGCTCCCTACATAATTACAATCAATGCTGGAAATTCACAATCAATTTTGGACAAAATTGCCGCAGGCTGTGTGTGACGTTGACACGAAAGAATTACAGAAAGGACACGCCGCGCACTCACCCGCTTTGCTGGAGGCCTCTGTGTCTCCTGATGCCGTCAAACGACTGGCCAGCAGTGTATGCAGCACCCCGTACGTATTGATGAATCCAAAGATGACTCCATTGCAAAGGAATGCACTGATCATGACCAGCCAAGCCCTTGTACCGCCATCCGGTGGCTCCTTGCCGTGTATGTCTCGACAACAGGGCGCCTCGAtgtgttgtgtttgtgttcCGTTCGCCTGAATTGTAGGCGCCTTGCCATTGCTGTGACTCAGCTGTCCATTCCCATTAGATGCTAGCTGTGCATTATGCCCATTAGATCGCAATATCCGTCCATTCGGATGACTCAGTGTCTCGTTCAGTGGCTCGTGCTCGGCCATGGCTTAGCTgattaagaaataaataacCAAACAGAAACGCTTATGATGTGGTTTTTGCCTCAGACCCAAGTCCATTGCACTTTTAGGTGCCCAAAATGCATGCCAGTTTGCTTGGCTGGGCAAATATTTGGCCAGAGCTTATCTCTAAATGTCAATCTTTGCTTATGAGAATACAATTTACATTTCCTAGGGCCAAAGATTTGGATGAATCCAACTGAATTTGGAAATACAGATAAGATCCAAAATTTACTCATATTTCTGATCAAATTCTTTGAAAATTATTCCCGAAGATTGAATTACCATTCATGCCAAGTTGCTTTTAGAAATTAGCTACCGCAAAAATACTGCTTCGATTTCTTGGCTTACCTAACTATCAGATAGTATTACAATGCGATAACGAAAACTTGTCATgcccacatacatatgtatgtacatatatacataagtatgtatttATGAGAAAAACATTCCATGCATggtaaaatttgaaaaataataaaatatgcGCACCCCTGCAGAAAAACCGGGGACAGCTCCACTGTCAATGCTAAGTTTTGCAGTTTTTGCCAACGTGCAcatcaaatttatatatactatatgtaGGTAGaggtatgtatatagtatatactcGAAATGTCACGGAGAACGAAGTCTTTTGTAAATTGTATGTAAGTACAGCTACAAAGTAAAGAATCTCTGATTGCGACTATCGTAAAGAATAACTACGAATTCGCATTATCAAGAGATGCGCACACGTGTCCGCCTATCCAAGTCACTGAGGGTCACTGCCAAAATCGAAGGTCACGCACTTGACGCTTACGCAATAGAACTAAATCTGAGGCACCTGAATACAATTGGCAGTACATTGGCTACATACATGCAAAGCCAGGAGGAGCAGGATTTCGAGAATTCAGAAATATTTCTTCAATCTGCTAATCACAAACCGACGCGAAATATATCTAAATCGGATAGGACGAGCCCAAGTGCGTTATCACGACCGAACGCTTGCGATGTCAGCGGCGGAATGAAGAAACAACTGACTTATTTTCGCTTATTGCTCTGCGCTCTGAGAATGGGGCATTGTGTGCTTGTGCTCTGCGGTAAACAAAATCACCTAggcaacgacgacgacaaccacaacgacaacgacaatgGCAACGACTCGGACAACTACAACGAATATGCCTGTAAAAACAAAACGGCGCAAAAAAAGTCTCCATCTGTCCGCTCCAGTTGGTATGGACATTAGATCTTATTCGAATGGACAAATCACATGACCAACATTGGTGGCGTTTTTTAATTGATCAATTCCCAGAATTAGAAACTGAACCGAACAGGAGGAGACGCCATTGCTCTCGCTCAATCATTGTCAATTAGGCGGAGGTGCCAATGCTCGGTAAAGTGAGCATATCCGTTTTCGAGATCAAAAGAGTCTCCGTCAACTGAATCTTCCGGCGCCGGCGCCTACAAGTGTCGTGTGGATGAATCGGTAAGTATATTCTGCCttaatgtatataaaattggTAAACTTAATTGTTAGTGGAAGAGATTCGGAGAGTCtatgaattaaaattaaacatcAAGCTGCATCCAGCGACATTGCGGTCTGTGGGGGCGGCAACAGGCAAACAGGTTGATCCACAATTAGCCGAAAATTCTTATCCGGCCAATCGAACTCCAAACGTTGAGCGGGCTCTGTGCTCTCGTCCAGATGAGCATTTCGAAAGTCGGCCATCATGCGTGGCACCAAATCACTGGGTATCAGAACCTGAATCCAATAGCCGAGCACTCCGTACGGCTCATTGATGTTAACCGCAGCTCCTGTCACAGTTTCGGCAACAAACGTTAGCGCGAGGTGCTGGGCCTTGAAGGTGAAATGACGGCCATGCCTGATGCGGTCCTTAATGGCCAGAAGCAGGTACTTGGCAACACTCGGCGCCAATGTGATCTCAATACCATCCAGGGAAATGCAATCCGGTGCCTGCGGCTGAAAGTCCAACGGACACGACTTGTGCAATGAATTATTACTCAGGGACATTGACTGAGGGAAACTGGGCTCCTCTCGCTTGACTTGGGACTCGGTGAGAGTTTGTCTATTATTCTCCTCGCTGGCACACCGTTCGTTTAGACTCTGAAAGTCGATCTCCTCTTTGATGACTTTTCTCGGTTTAATCTCTTTGAACGTGAACTCTGCATTGACGCCGGCCAAATCTGAGCCCTGTTTCTCCAAGTCGTCCTGCAAATGCAACAAAGTCTCTGGAAACAATTCAAAGACACTGCGGATGCGCTGCATATTCGTGACCAACCACTCTCCCCCAGTTTGCACATCCCGGCGCAAAAAGTTTAAAACGCCCCTTCCGTTCCAACGTGAGGCCTGCTCTAGCTCATCCTCAAAGACTCCGACAATCTGGCAAAAGTCCACAGTGCCAAAGGGTGTTTCAATGCAGCCAAGCTGTGGATCCTGTGCCACTAACAGACTCTGTAGTGGTGAATTTGCTGGGCTGCCATCTAAACTTTTGCGCCAAGGAATGTTATCCCCAAAGCACAATCCATTTCCTgtttgaaagcaatagcgacCAATTGATTGTAGAAGGTTGGCTGGCCAAGTGGGTGGTCGCAACGATTTTTCTGGACACTGCACTTGCTGTTGAATCTCCGCCTTAGTCTTTGCTAAACGGAAGGTCAGTTCAAAGCCCATGCCAGATCGTGTGGACTGCTCCTCTGTCGAACGCATATGGACACGCTCATCTCCATGCAGGTCACTCAGTCCAAAGCTAATGTAGTGCCAATGAGGTGGCACATTCTTCTCTGGGTCTCCATTGTTGTTGTACATGCTAATGTAATCCAGCGGATCTTGCCCTCCCAGCCAGTACTTCAGTAGTGTTGTCACCTAGCGATACATTAGAAAATATAAATCATGTTGTGCACGCAAACACATCAACTTTACACTAACCTGCAAAGGATTCGGCTGGTCGGGATACATCTGGCACAAGTGGTCTATAATGGCCTTCAGGCCAGACGGTGGCTTGACCGCATCATTGGTTTTTTTGTCCGGATTCGAGGCACACTCCGACATTTCTGCAATTGATATGATTAGTGTTGGCACTTACCAAATGGGGAGCAGTGGATTATTCGCTAAATAAAACCGCTCAACACTTACGTGACTGATGAAAATCACAACgaattaattatatatattaacagATAGAAACCTAACCAGCATAATATCAAAAAACAACTCACTCTATTTTCCGAGCAAAATGTGAATGAAAGTCTTTATTAATATCTTGTTCAGCAAAATCGCAAAAAATTTTCGCTAGTCACGGCTCATCTCTAACAGAAATGTGTACATTTTACAATGTAGATAGCTACATCATCTACATAAGTGCATAAATTATAGGAGAAGGGTCACACTTGGATAGTAAATTAGTTAAATTTGCAAACTTTTTTATAAACGCACAAAATGGAGCCTTATGATGTCGTGGTTAACCAACCTGTGGTCATAGATAACGTAAGTGTCTTAGGAATCATCCAAACCACTGTTCAGACAGAGATTAGAAAACTCCGATATTTTTCCGTGATTAGCCCGAGTTTCACTCGAATCAGTGACATCACCCAAAACGACAAATAAGATGAGCCGCTTCCCGAGCCCCTCCTTTGTCTAAAGTTAGTTTCAACGGCTTTTGCCGACGCCAtctacatacatgtatgtttCTAGCCACAAATATGACTAATCGGGCGTTGAAGATTTTAGAAAActatcaatttttatttttttttttttataatttatacgGGTTTCCCATTTATCGTTTAAATGAGGTATCCGTGGTCTTCTGAAAACGTCCGGCCATACGGAACTGTGCTTCGCTAGCCATGTACCTTTTAAACTCAACGGGATAAATGACAGGTTGCTCTTCGGTCATCCAGGTGACAGGTAGGCTCAGTAAGGCAATGCTACGGTCCAGTTTGATGCCGCATTTGCccttgtgtgtgtgaaaagcGGCTGGACAATGCATCTTATTGTAGGAGTCGCGATAATAATCTCTGTAGTCCTGACAGTCGTTGTAGAATTTGTCCACTTTCTGCATATCGCCGTCCATAAATGTAAGACCAGACAATGGAGCGCCAGGCTTTCGATGCAACCTCGAACTTTTCGAAACTGCCATCATATCGGCTTCAGGAAGAGACATGTTGAAATTTAgtgaaaattcaaattgatgatataaacaaatgaaaatgaaatgaattgaatgacttttttgttttctaggGCTCTGGTGTTATCAAGGCCGGCTTTGCTGGCGAGCACATTCCAAAATGTCGGTTTCCCAACTAGTAAGTAATATCAGTGAAGCATAGAGAGCCGGTAATTTATAGTAAATCTTCTCTCAGCATTGGCAGACCCAAGCATGTTCGGGTGATGGCTGGTGCCTTGGAGGGGGACATATTTGTCGGACCCAAGGCGGAAGAGCATCGCGGGCTACTCAGCATCAGATATCCCATGGAGCATGGCATTGTGACGGACTGGAATGATATGGAGAGAATATGGAGCTACATTTATAGCAAAGTAAGCCCAGCTTTATCATAAAATGCTCTTCGATTTGCATTTTTAGTTCTCCCATTCTAGGAACAATTGGCCACCTTCACAGAAGATCATCCT is a window encoding:
- the LOC6650663 gene encoding uncharacterized protein LOC6650663 codes for the protein MSLPEADMMAVSKSSRLHRKPGAPLSGLTFMDGDMQKVDKFYNDCQDYRDYYRDSYNKMHCPAAFHTHKGKCGIKLDRSIALLSLPVTWMTEEQPVIYPVEFKRYMASEAQFRMAGRFQKTTDTSFKR
- the LOC6650661 gene encoding suppressor of fused homolog, which translates into the protein MSECASNPDKKTNDAVKPPSGLKAIIDHLCQMYPDQPNPLQVTTLLKYWLGGQDPLDYISMYNNNGDPEKNVPPHWHYISFGLSDLHGDERVHMRSTEEQSTRSGMGFELTFRLAKTKAEIQQQVQCPEKSLRPPTWPANLLQSIGRYCFQTGNGLCFGDNIPWRKSLDGSPANSPLQSLLVAQDPQLGCIETPFGTVDFCQIVGVFEDELEQASRWNGRGVLNFLRRDVQTGGEWLVTNMQRIRSVFELFPETLLHLQDDLEKQGSDLAGVNAEFTFKEIKPRKVIKEEIDFQSLNERCASEENNRQTLTESQVKREEPSFPQSMSLSNNSLHKSCPLDFQPQAPDCISLDGIEITLAPSVAKYLLLAIKDRIRHGRHFTFKAQHLALTFVAETVTGAAVNINEPYGVLGYWIQVLIPSDLVPRMMADFRNAHLDESTEPAQRLEFDWPDKNFRLIVDQPVCLLPPPQTAMSLDAA